One Cellulosimicrobium protaetiae genomic region harbors:
- a CDS encoding ExeM/NucH family extracellular endonuclease: MTDHQHLRRRRVVASTLTVALAAPFSVAAATAASAAPDGSGLVINEAYLSGGSANAPYTHKFVELYNPTQAAIDLSGMSLQYRSATGTGAFTGVTPLTGSVAPGGYFLVQGGSNGSNGAALPTPDATGGLNPSGTTGTLALVRSTSAVTLPAGNAAGATNVVDLVGYGTSNTFETAVSPAPSANNVPASINRTGFADTDDNSADFSLSSTVTPQNSGDGGGPDPEPGEVVPIAEIQGTGAASPLVGQSVTTRGVVTATYPTGGYDGFYLQTEGTGGDLDASHTASDAIFVYSKAGAAAVQAGDHVEVTGAVSEYFTLTQITPGAGGVTVLDEAAEEVKPANVAFPATDAEREVLEGMLVAPAGDYVVADNYDTNYYGSFLLAAGTEPFLQPTSAGRPGSAEAQAAVADRAARGVVLDDGATTNFNNAANKGIPLPYLTGGAPARVGAGVDFTTPVVLDYRFDAWTFQPLTQLVAGDGGNATSVQPATFVDTREDAPVEVGGNLSVATFNVLNYFTTTGDQVAGCQFYTDRAGNPITVRTGCDARGAANAENLDRQETKIVAAIDALDADVVALMEIENSAAFGKDRDQALSDLVDALNTAAGADEWAFVPSPAGVPADEDVIRLAYIYQVDAAEPVGGSQILLDDAAFVNAREPLAQVFQPVGGVSEGEDAGSDDVLVVANHLKSKGSGTPVLDGDEDSGDGQGAFNASRVAQATALVGFAEDVAADAGTDKVLLAGDFNSYSQEDPLEVLKDAGYADLGKTTGEQTYLFDGYVGSLDHVFASPGAVEAVTGTDVWNINSVEPIANEYSRYNYNASILYDTTPFRSSDHDPVLVGLDLGGDVGPGTTTIDLLAINDFHGRIEPYSTNSTTGVVTNNTLSFAGTVEELRAQNPDGTAFVSAGDNIGASLFASALQQDQPTIDVLNALDLATSAVGNHEFDQGFADLTGRVTDEADWSYLGANVYEKGTTTPALPEYDVVEIDGVDVGFVGVVTEETPTLVTPAGIASLDFGDPVEALNRVTAQLQDGDPANGEADVVVALVHEGASAGTPDGSTLEEEVAAGGAFAELVTGTDPRVAAFFTGHTHKQYAWEAPVPGVEGATRPIVQTGSYGEFVGRITLTVDTATNEVVDHAAVNVRRTTTPWEQLVTTYPRVQAVKDVLDPALAEAEVIGSQPVGEVTADVTTAYTGGAYTGPGGTYVGPGPSPSSGRDDRMSESTLGNLVADSLLATLADPARGGADIGVVNPGGLRNELFHNGDGVITFAEANAVLPFVNNLWTVTLTGEQVVEMLEQQWQTLADGTRPSRPYLALGLSDNVSWTASTADPNATPGSNVSSVTIDGEPIDLAGEYRVATFSFLATGGDNFRVFTDGTDPRDSGLVDRDAWIAYLQASSPVSPSFDRSRVVVDELPGPVAAGADVSVGLSGLNLTSLGSPANTSVDGYLVAADATFDPANPGTPAGTATVTGGAATLSATVPADAAAGEYDLWVVASPSGTTARIPVTVEAGEPTGAVLTDVVVSPRCMAGKVYVAVKAVNGDDVPVDVVLSTPYGSRTFTGVAPGAAAYQSFAVRATSVPAGSVTVTGSFADGTGVREYPVAFDAFSCG, translated from the coding sequence GTGACCGACCACCAGCACCTGCGGCGACGGAGGGTGGTGGCGAGCACGTTGACCGTGGCGCTCGCCGCGCCCTTCTCCGTCGCGGCGGCCACCGCCGCCAGCGCCGCGCCCGACGGTTCGGGCCTCGTCATCAACGAGGCCTACCTGAGCGGGGGCAGCGCGAACGCCCCCTACACCCACAAGTTCGTCGAGCTCTACAACCCGACGCAGGCGGCGATCGACCTGTCCGGCATGTCGCTGCAGTACCGCTCGGCGACGGGCACGGGCGCCTTCACCGGGGTGACGCCGCTGACCGGCAGCGTCGCGCCCGGCGGCTACTTCCTCGTGCAGGGCGGCTCCAACGGGTCGAACGGCGCGGCGCTGCCGACGCCGGACGCCACCGGTGGCCTCAACCCGTCGGGCACGACGGGCACGCTCGCTCTCGTCCGCTCCACGTCGGCGGTGACGCTGCCCGCCGGGAACGCCGCGGGCGCCACGAACGTCGTGGACCTCGTCGGGTACGGCACCTCGAACACCTTCGAGACCGCGGTGAGCCCGGCGCCGTCGGCCAACAACGTGCCGGCGTCGATCAACCGGACCGGCTTCGCGGACACGGACGACAACAGCGCGGACTTCTCGCTCTCCAGCACCGTCACCCCGCAGAACAGCGGCGACGGCGGCGGGCCGGACCCCGAGCCCGGCGAGGTCGTCCCGATCGCGGAGATCCAGGGCACCGGCGCGGCGAGCCCCCTCGTCGGGCAGAGCGTGACGACGCGCGGCGTCGTCACGGCGACCTACCCGACGGGCGGATACGACGGCTTCTACCTCCAGACGGAGGGGACGGGCGGCGACCTGGACGCGTCGCACACGGCGTCGGACGCGATCTTCGTCTACTCGAAGGCCGGGGCCGCCGCCGTCCAGGCGGGCGACCACGTCGAGGTCACGGGCGCGGTGTCGGAGTACTTCACGCTCACGCAGATCACCCCCGGCGCGGGCGGTGTGACGGTCCTCGACGAGGCGGCCGAGGAGGTCAAGCCGGCGAACGTCGCGTTCCCGGCGACCGACGCCGAGCGCGAGGTGCTCGAGGGGATGCTCGTGGCGCCGGCGGGTGACTACGTCGTCGCGGACAACTACGACACGAACTACTACGGGTCGTTCCTCCTCGCCGCCGGGACGGAGCCGTTCCTCCAGCCGACGTCGGCGGGTCGCCCCGGGTCTGCCGAGGCGCAGGCCGCGGTGGCGGACCGGGCGGCGCGCGGCGTCGTCCTCGACGACGGCGCGACGACGAACTTCAACAACGCCGCGAACAAGGGCATCCCGCTCCCGTACCTCACGGGCGGCGCTCCGGCGCGCGTCGGCGCGGGCGTCGACTTCACGACGCCGGTCGTCCTCGACTACCGGTTCGACGCGTGGACGTTCCAGCCGCTCACCCAGCTCGTCGCGGGTGACGGCGGCAACGCCACGTCGGTGCAGCCCGCGACGTTCGTGGACACGCGTGAGGACGCTCCCGTCGAGGTGGGCGGGAACCTGTCGGTCGCGACGTTCAACGTGCTGAACTACTTCACGACGACCGGCGACCAGGTCGCCGGCTGCCAGTTCTACACGGACCGCGCGGGCAACCCGATCACGGTCCGCACGGGCTGCGACGCACGCGGCGCCGCGAACGCGGAGAACCTCGACCGCCAGGAGACGAAGATCGTCGCGGCGATCGACGCCCTCGACGCGGACGTCGTCGCGCTCATGGAGATCGAGAACTCGGCGGCGTTCGGCAAGGACCGTGACCAGGCGCTCTCCGACCTGGTGGACGCGCTCAACACGGCCGCCGGTGCCGACGAGTGGGCGTTCGTCCCGTCACCGGCCGGCGTGCCGGCCGACGAGGACGTCATCCGCCTCGCGTACATCTACCAGGTCGACGCGGCCGAGCCGGTCGGCGGGTCGCAGATCCTGCTCGACGACGCGGCGTTCGTCAACGCGCGCGAGCCGCTCGCGCAGGTATTCCAGCCCGTCGGCGGGGTCTCCGAGGGCGAGGACGCCGGGAGCGACGACGTGCTCGTCGTGGCGAACCACCTCAAGTCGAAGGGCTCGGGTACGCCCGTGCTCGACGGCGACGAGGACTCGGGTGACGGCCAGGGTGCGTTCAACGCGTCGCGCGTCGCGCAGGCGACGGCGCTCGTCGGGTTCGCGGAGGACGTCGCCGCGGACGCGGGCACGGACAAGGTCCTGCTCGCGGGCGACTTCAACTCGTACTCCCAGGAGGACCCGCTGGAGGTCCTCAAGGACGCCGGCTACGCCGACCTGGGGAAGACCACGGGCGAGCAGACCTACCTGTTCGACGGCTACGTCGGCTCGCTCGACCACGTCTTCGCCTCGCCCGGTGCGGTCGAGGCCGTGACGGGCACCGACGTGTGGAACATCAACTCCGTCGAGCCGATCGCCAACGAGTACAGCCGGTACAACTACAACGCGTCGATCCTCTACGACACGACGCCGTTCCGGTCCTCCGACCACGACCCGGTCCTCGTCGGCCTCGACCTCGGCGGCGACGTCGGGCCGGGCACGACGACGATCGACCTGCTCGCGATCAACGACTTCCACGGGCGGATCGAGCCGTACTCGACGAACTCGACCACGGGGGTCGTCACGAACAACACGCTGTCGTTCGCCGGGACGGTCGAGGAGCTGCGCGCGCAGAACCCCGACGGCACGGCCTTCGTGTCGGCCGGTGACAACATCGGCGCGTCGCTGTTCGCCTCGGCGCTGCAGCAGGACCAGCCGACCATCGACGTGCTGAACGCGCTCGACCTCGCCACGTCCGCGGTGGGCAACCACGAGTTCGACCAGGGCTTCGCGGACCTCACGGGTCGCGTGACCGACGAGGCCGACTGGTCGTACCTCGGTGCGAACGTCTACGAGAAGGGCACGACCACCCCGGCGCTGCCGGAGTACGACGTGGTCGAGATCGACGGCGTGGACGTCGGCTTCGTCGGTGTCGTCACCGAGGAGACGCCGACGCTCGTCACGCCCGCGGGGATCGCGTCGCTCGACTTCGGGGACCCGGTCGAGGCCCTGAACCGTGTGACCGCGCAGCTCCAGGACGGCGACCCCGCCAACGGCGAGGCCGACGTCGTGGTCGCGCTCGTGCACGAGGGCGCCAGCGCGGGGACGCCGGACGGGTCGACGCTCGAGGAGGAGGTCGCCGCGGGCGGCGCCTTCGCGGAGCTCGTGACCGGGACGGACCCGCGCGTCGCGGCGTTCTTCACGGGCCACACCCACAAGCAGTACGCGTGGGAGGCCCCCGTCCCGGGCGTCGAGGGCGCGACGCGCCCGATCGTCCAGACGGGCAGCTACGGCGAGTTCGTCGGGCGCATCACGCTGACCGTCGACACGGCCACGAACGAGGTCGTCGACCACGCCGCGGTCAACGTGCGACGCACGACCACCCCGTGGGAGCAGCTCGTCACGACGTACCCGCGCGTCCAGGCCGTCAAGGACGTCCTGGACCCGGCGCTGGCCGAGGCAGAGGTCATCGGCTCGCAGCCGGTGGGCGAGGTCACGGCGGACGTGACGACGGCGTACACCGGTGGCGCGTACACCGGCCCCGGTGGCACATACGTGGGCCCCGGCCCGTCGCCGAGCTCGGGTCGTGACGACCGCATGTCGGAGTCGACGCTCGGGAACCTCGTCGCCGACTCCCTCCTCGCGACGCTCGCCGACCCGGCGCGCGGCGGCGCGGACATCGGCGTCGTCAACCCGGGCGGCCTGCGCAACGAGCTGTTCCACAACGGCGACGGTGTCATCACGTTCGCCGAGGCGAACGCGGTCCTCCCGTTCGTCAACAACCTGTGGACCGTGACCCTCACGGGCGAGCAGGTCGTCGAGATGCTCGAGCAGCAGTGGCAGACCCTCGCGGACGGTACGCGCCCGTCGCGTCCGTACCTCGCACTGGGTCTCTCGGACAACGTCTCCTGGACAGCGTCCACGGCGGACCCGAACGCGACCCCGGGGAGCAACGTCTCGTCGGTGACGATCGACGGAGAGCCGATCGACCTCGCGGGCGAGTACCGCGTGGCGACGTTCTCCTTCCTCGCGACCGGTGGCGACAACTTCCGGGTGTTCACGGACGGCACCGACCCGCGCGACTCCGGTCTGGTCGACCGGGACGCGTGGATCGCCTACCTCCAGGCGAGCTCGCCGGTGTCGCCGTCGTTCGACCGCTCGCGCGTCGTGGTCGACGAGCTCCCCGGCCCCGTGGCCGCGGGTGCCGACGTGAGCGTGGGGCTCTCGGGCCTGAACCTCACGTCGCTCGGCTCGCCGGCGAACACCTCCGTGGACGGCTACCTCGTCGCCGCGGACGCCACGTTCGACCCGGCGAACCCGGGCACCCCGGCGGGCACCGCCACGGTGACCGGCGGGGCGGCGACGCTGTCGGCGACCGTCCCGGCCGACGCTGCGGCGGGCGAGTACGACCTGTGGGTCGTGGCCTCCCCGAGCGGCACGACCGCCCGGATCCCGGTCACGGTCGAGGCCGGCGAGCCGACGGGTGCCGTGCTCACGGACGTCGTCGTGAGCCCGCGCTGCATGGCCGGGAAGGTCTACGTGGCGGTGAAGGCCGTCAACGGCGACGACGTCCCGGTGGACGTCGTGCTCAGCACGCCGTACGGGTCGCGCACGTTCACGGGCGTCGCCCCGGGGGCTGCCGCGTACCAGTCGTTCGCGGTCCGCGCCACGTCCGTCCCGGCCGGCTCGGTGACCGTCACCGGGTCGTTCGCCGACGGCACGGGCGTGCGGGAGTACCCCGTCGCGTTCGACGCGTTCTCGTGCGGGTGA
- a CDS encoding sterol carrier family protein translates to MPARRRTDPAAGRLALAAWRADPADRKAVTTAVRFTLEELADVAPGHTVEVRVPPAGAVQAVEGPRHTRGTPPNVVETDPQTWLGLVTGEVAWRDAVADGRVRASGERADISWLLPLQAARSR, encoded by the coding sequence GTGCCTGCTCGACGACGTACCGACCCTGCCGCCGGCCGACTCGCCCTGGCGGCGTGGCGCGCCGACCCGGCCGACCGGAAGGCCGTGACCACGGCGGTCCGCTTCACGCTCGAGGAGCTCGCCGACGTCGCGCCGGGGCACACCGTCGAGGTGCGGGTCCCGCCTGCGGGCGCGGTCCAGGCGGTCGAGGGCCCGCGGCACACCCGGGGGACGCCGCCCAACGTCGTCGAGACCGACCCGCAGACGTGGCTCGGGCTGGTGACCGGCGAGGTCGCGTGGCGGGACGCCGTCGCGGACGGTCGCGTCCGAGCGTCGGGCGAGCGGGCCGACATCTCGTGGCTGCTGCCGCTCCAGGCCGCACGCTCCCGCTGA
- a CDS encoding RNB domain-containing ribonuclease, with protein sequence MPARQLRLARPAPDPDPRPVAEVADALAALRREMEVPGSFPDAVLAEAEAVVRVDRAVVGDGRTDLRDVPFVTIDPPGSMDLDQALHLERAGASSADPAGAAFVVHYAIADVGAFVEPGGAIDAEVHERGTTLYAPDARTPLHPAVLSEGAASLLPDEDRPAAAWRIVLDARGEILDATVRRAVVRSTRRLTYDEAQARIDAPDPDAGALLLLREVGELRLARERDRGGVSLEVPEQEIVPHDDGTFGLEFRSTLPAEAWNAQISLLTGIAAARLMRAGGVGVFRALPAADPRDLSRLRRTAHALGIDWPRETPYAELVPTLDSRVPRHAAFLNEATSLFRGASYEAFGGTGQEPGVPDDAAHAAIGAEYSHVTAPLRRLVDRYGTEVCLALCADEEVPRWVLDALPGLPRTMARTGQRAGSYERAIVDVVEAALLAGREGQEFDGVVVDVEDDRERTRRLDREGGGGTGTRRGQVVLADPAVRAPVEGTDLPLGDPVRVTLREASVTARRVRFTVG encoded by the coding sequence GTGCCCGCCCGTCAGCTGCGCCTCGCGCGTCCCGCGCCGGATCCCGACCCCCGCCCCGTCGCCGAGGTGGCCGACGCGCTCGCCGCCCTGCGCCGGGAGATGGAGGTGCCCGGGTCGTTCCCCGACGCCGTCCTCGCCGAGGCGGAGGCGGTCGTCCGGGTCGACCGTGCGGTCGTCGGGGACGGTCGCACCGACCTGCGCGACGTCCCGTTCGTCACGATCGACCCGCCGGGGTCGATGGACCTCGACCAGGCGCTCCACCTGGAGCGGGCAGGGGCGTCGTCGGCGGACCCCGCAGGAGCCGCGTTCGTCGTGCACTACGCCATCGCGGACGTGGGGGCGTTCGTCGAGCCGGGCGGCGCGATCGACGCGGAGGTGCACGAGCGCGGCACCACGCTCTACGCCCCCGACGCCCGCACCCCGCTGCACCCGGCCGTGCTCTCGGAGGGAGCCGCGAGCCTCCTGCCGGACGAGGACCGCCCGGCGGCGGCGTGGCGCATCGTGCTCGACGCTCGCGGCGAGATCCTCGACGCGACGGTGCGCCGCGCCGTCGTGCGCTCGACCCGGCGTCTGACCTACGACGAGGCCCAGGCACGGATCGACGCCCCCGACCCCGACGCAGGGGCGCTGCTGCTGCTCCGCGAGGTCGGCGAGCTGCGGCTCGCGCGCGAGCGGGACCGGGGAGGGGTGTCGCTCGAGGTGCCGGAGCAGGAGATCGTCCCGCACGACGACGGCACGTTCGGCCTGGAGTTCCGGTCCACCCTGCCCGCGGAGGCGTGGAACGCGCAGATCTCCCTGCTCACGGGCATCGCGGCGGCGCGCCTCATGCGCGCCGGCGGGGTGGGCGTCTTCCGGGCGCTGCCCGCCGCCGACCCCCGCGACCTCTCCCGGCTGCGCCGCACGGCGCACGCGCTCGGGATCGACTGGCCGCGCGAGACGCCGTACGCCGAGCTCGTCCCGACGCTCGACTCGCGCGTCCCGCGGCACGCGGCGTTCCTCAACGAGGCGACGTCGCTGTTCCGGGGCGCGTCGTACGAGGCGTTCGGCGGGACGGGCCAGGAGCCCGGTGTGCCCGACGACGCGGCGCACGCCGCGATCGGCGCCGAGTACTCGCACGTCACCGCCCCGCTGCGTCGCCTCGTCGACCGCTACGGGACCGAGGTGTGCCTCGCGCTGTGCGCGGACGAGGAGGTCCCGCGGTGGGTGCTCGACGCCCTGCCCGGCCTGCCCCGCACGATGGCGCGCACCGGTCAGCGTGCCGGGTCGTACGAGCGCGCGATCGTCGACGTCGTCGAGGCCGCGCTGCTCGCCGGGCGCGAGGGGCAGGAGTTCGACGGCGTCGTGGTCGACGTCGAGGACGACCGGGAGCGCACCCGGCGTCTCGATCGCGAGGGCGGTGGCGGGACGGGCACCCGGCGCGGGCAGGTCGTCCTCGCCGACCCGGCGGTGCGCGCCCCGGTCGAGGGGACGGACCTGCCCCTCGGCGACCCCGTCCGGGTCACGCTGCGCGAGGCGTCGGTGACCGCGCGCCGCGTCCGCTTCACCGTCGGTTGA
- a CDS encoding ABC transporter ATP-binding protein, with translation MSTLEVRNLVKDFAIRKGLRRTRLRAVNDVSFTLEPGKTIAVVGESGSGKSTVARMIAQLERPTSGEILLDGKPSATRGRGLDAYRHDVQMVFQDPFASLNPFHTVGHHLERPLRLHKVARGREALDARVHELLERVNLTPAPVFAAKQPHEMSGGQRQRVAIARALAPGARFLVADEPVSMLDVSIRLGVLNLLARLQREENLGVLYITHDLATARHFSDEILVMFRGNVVERGPSDQVILDPQHDYTKLLLGAAPEPQNHGRLREQVRAELAAAAAGAGDADRDRFGTRGM, from the coding sequence ATGAGCACCCTCGAGGTCCGGAACCTGGTCAAGGACTTCGCGATCCGCAAGGGCCTGCGTCGGACGCGGCTGCGCGCGGTGAACGACGTGTCGTTCACGCTCGAGCCGGGCAAGACGATCGCGGTCGTCGGCGAGTCCGGGTCGGGCAAGTCGACGGTCGCGCGCATGATCGCCCAGCTCGAGCGGCCGACGTCGGGCGAGATCCTCCTCGACGGGAAGCCGTCCGCCACGCGCGGTCGGGGCCTCGACGCCTATCGGCACGACGTGCAGATGGTGTTCCAGGACCCGTTCGCGTCGCTCAACCCGTTCCACACGGTCGGCCACCACCTGGAGCGGCCGCTGCGCCTGCACAAGGTGGCCCGCGGCCGGGAGGCCCTCGACGCGCGCGTCCACGAGCTGCTCGAACGGGTGAACCTCACGCCCGCGCCGGTGTTCGCGGCGAAGCAGCCGCACGAGATGTCGGGCGGCCAGCGGCAGCGTGTCGCGATCGCCCGGGCGCTCGCGCCGGGGGCGCGGTTCCTCGTGGCCGACGAGCCGGTCTCGATGCTCGACGTCTCGATCCGGCTCGGGGTGCTGAACCTCCTGGCCCGGTTGCAGCGCGAGGAGAACCTCGGGGTCCTCTACATCACGCACGACCTGGCGACCGCGCGGCACTTCAGCGACGAGATCCTCGTGATGTTCCGCGGGAACGTCGTCGAGCGCGGTCCGTCGGACCAGGTGATCCTCGACCCGCAGCACGACTACACGAAGCTGCTGCTCGGCGCCGCGCCCGAGCCGCAGAACCACGGCCGCCTGCGCGAGCAGGTCCGTGCCGAGCTCGCCGCCGCTGCCGCCGGTGCGGGCGACGCCGACCGCGACCGGTTCGGTACGCGGGGCATGTGA
- a CDS encoding ABC transporter ATP-binding protein: MTAPDATTGPLTSDAHGAYLVGKEPVLTARGVSIDYEVEPVVHAVKDVSLTLHRGEILGLAGESGCGKTTLAYGLNRLLKPPALLTSGAVTFHDQGGEDIDVVALSGDALRAFRWDKVSMVFQGAMNSLNPVISVRDQIGDVLKTHRPGMSRAQRAVRSAELLELVGVDPVRLDSYAHELSGGMRQRVMIAMALALNPQVMIMDEPTTALDVVVQRGILREIMRLREQLEFAVVFITHDLPLLLEISDRIAVMLRGEIVELDTAESIFQSAQHPYTRRLLGSFPSLTGDRGSFVRTGEGTGEHQEGPHA; the protein is encoded by the coding sequence ATCACCGCACCGGACGCGACCACCGGTCCGCTGACGAGCGACGCCCACGGCGCGTACCTGGTGGGCAAGGAGCCCGTGCTCACGGCCCGGGGCGTCTCGATCGACTACGAGGTCGAGCCCGTCGTCCACGCCGTCAAGGACGTCTCGCTCACCCTGCACCGCGGCGAGATCCTCGGCCTCGCCGGTGAGTCCGGCTGCGGCAAGACGACGCTCGCGTACGGCCTCAACCGGCTCCTCAAGCCGCCGGCGCTCCTGACGAGCGGGGCCGTGACGTTCCACGACCAGGGCGGCGAGGACATCGACGTCGTCGCCCTCTCCGGCGACGCACTGCGCGCGTTCCGGTGGGACAAGGTGTCGATGGTGTTCCAGGGGGCGATGAACTCGCTCAACCCGGTCATCAGCGTGCGCGACCAGATCGGCGACGTCCTCAAGACCCATCGCCCGGGTATGTCTCGCGCGCAGCGCGCGGTGCGGTCCGCGGAGCTGCTGGAGCTCGTCGGTGTCGACCCCGTCCGCCTCGACAGCTACGCGCACGAGCTCTCGGGCGGCATGCGCCAGCGCGTCATGATCGCGATGGCCCTCGCGCTGAACCCGCAGGTCATGATCATGGACGAGCCGACGACGGCGCTCGACGTCGTCGTCCAGCGCGGCATCCTGCGCGAGATCATGCGCCTGCGCGAGCAGCTGGAGTTCGCGGTCGTGTTCATCACGCACGACCTCCCGCTGCTGCTCGAGATCAGCGACCGCATCGCCGTGATGCTGCGTGGCGAGATCGTCGAGCTCGACACCGCGGAGTCGATCTTCCAGTCCGCGCAGCACCCCTACACGCGTCGCCTGCTCGGCTCGTTCCCGAGCCTCACGGGCGACCGCGGCTCGTTCGTCCGCACGGGCGAGGGAACCGGCGAGCACCAGGAAGGACCGCACGCATGA
- a CDS encoding ABC transporter permease — MSDNTRDTEIVTPAADAAPAATVVVDGLAPASTTEGIVPDVRDIPEEQAVPSAPPRRGLRAMLPRRSGKLTAGIVLVAGILLFTFVAPFFTQDPRSTANERFLPPSAEHLLGTNHIGNDIFAQVAYGGQGSLMVGLIAGSIALVLSIVFGIVAGYRGGFTDEALSLITNVMLVIPGLPLIIVISAYLQTRSLLIVAVILGLTAWPGAAIVLRMQAKSLRSRDYVSAARVAGEKTPRIILVEIFPNLLPLLTAQFLGAVLLAILAEAGLSFLGLGPSGSITWGTILNQASANNALSLGMWWWFVPPGLLIALFGCGLALINFSLDEIINPRLRLAPAAVKSVRRARKAGLGVDADPEAPQAPDEVADATTQAGSDDEKETVRA; from the coding sequence ATGTCTGACAACACCCGCGACACGGAGATCGTGACCCCCGCCGCCGACGCGGCGCCCGCTGCCACCGTCGTCGTCGACGGCCTCGCACCGGCGAGCACGACCGAGGGGATCGTCCCGGACGTCCGCGACATCCCCGAGGAGCAGGCCGTGCCGAGCGCGCCGCCGCGCCGCGGCCTGCGGGCGATGCTCCCGCGACGGTCCGGCAAGCTCACCGCGGGGATCGTCCTCGTGGCCGGCATCCTGCTGTTCACGTTCGTGGCACCGTTCTTCACGCAGGACCCGCGCTCGACGGCGAACGAGCGGTTCCTCCCGCCGAGTGCCGAGCACCTGCTCGGCACCAACCACATCGGGAACGACATCTTCGCCCAGGTGGCGTACGGCGGGCAGGGCTCGCTCATGGTCGGCCTCATCGCGGGCTCGATCGCGCTCGTGCTGTCGATCGTCTTCGGCATCGTCGCGGGGTACCGCGGCGGGTTCACCGACGAGGCGCTCTCCCTGATCACGAACGTCATGCTCGTCATCCCGGGCCTGCCGCTCATCATCGTCATCTCGGCATACCTGCAGACGCGGTCGCTCCTCATCGTCGCCGTGATCCTGGGCCTGACGGCCTGGCCGGGTGCGGCGATCGTGCTCCGCATGCAGGCCAAGTCGCTGCGCTCGCGGGACTACGTCTCCGCGGCCCGCGTCGCGGGGGAGAAGACGCCGCGGATCATCCTCGTCGAGATCTTCCCGAACCTGCTCCCGCTGCTCACCGCCCAGTTCCTCGGGGCGGTGCTGCTCGCGATCCTCGCGGAGGCGGGGCTCTCGTTCCTCGGGCTCGGGCCCTCGGGGTCGATCACGTGGGGCACGATCCTCAACCAGGCGAGCGCCAACAACGCGCTGAGCCTCGGCATGTGGTGGTGGTTCGTCCCGCCGGGCCTGCTCATCGCCCTGTTCGGCTGCGGTCTGGCGCTCATCAACTTCAGCCTCGACGAGATCATCAACCCGCGGCTGCGCCTGGCGCCCGCCGCCGTCAAGAGCGTGCGTCGGGCGCGCAAGGCAGGTCTCGGCGTGGACGCCGACCCGGAGGCCCCCCAGGCGCCGGACGAGGTCGCGGACGCGACGACGCAGGCGGGTTCCGACGACGAGAAGGAGACGGTGCGCGCATGA
- a CDS encoding ABC transporter permease, whose translation MRYYVRRITFYVITLWAAVSLNFLIPKLMPGDPRQIFIDKLMRRGGELTPQMQNSIDLLFGADDDASLWDQYVAYWGRLFQGDLGISITYYPQPVTELIGQALPWTVGLVGLATIISFVLGVGLGAWAGWKRGTWVDSIIPASTLLQAVPYFWLALILVSVFSVTTGWFPRIGSYDIFGFDNGPEWSWAFVGSVIYHGFLPALTIVLSSVGGWLLGMRNMMVSTLSEDYVTTAEAKGLRRMRVALTYATRNAALPSFAGFGVALGFVVAGSVVMEQVFSYPGLGKLLFNAVQASDFALMQGTFLVITLAVLAANFLMDIIYGFIDPRARANV comes from the coding sequence ATGAGGTACTACGTCCGGCGGATCACGTTCTACGTGATCACCCTCTGGGCAGCGGTCTCGCTGAACTTCCTCATCCCGAAGCTCATGCCGGGCGACCCCCGGCAGATCTTCATCGACAAGCTGATGCGCAGGGGCGGCGAGCTGACGCCCCAGATGCAGAACAGCATCGACCTCCTCTTCGGCGCGGACGACGACGCCTCCCTGTGGGACCAGTACGTGGCCTACTGGGGGCGCCTGTTCCAGGGAGATCTCGGGATCTCCATCACCTACTACCCCCAGCCCGTCACCGAGCTGATCGGCCAGGCCCTCCCCTGGACGGTCGGGCTCGTGGGACTTGCGACGATCATCTCGTTCGTCCTGGGTGTCGGGCTGGGGGCGTGGGCCGGCTGGAAGCGCGGCACGTGGGTGGACAGCATCATCCCCGCGTCGACGCTCCTCCAGGCGGTGCCCTACTTCTGGCTCGCCCTGATCCTCGTCTCGGTCTTCTCGGTGACGACCGGGTGGTTCCCGCGGATCGGCAGCTACGACATCTTCGGCTTCGACAACGGCCCGGAGTGGTCGTGGGCGTTCGTCGGCAGCGTGATCTACCACGGGTTCCTGCCCGCGCTGACGATCGTGCTCTCGTCCGTGGGCGGCTGGCTGCTCGGGATGCGCAACATGATGGTGTCCACGCTCTCGGAGGACTACGTCACGACGGCCGAGGCGAAGGGCCTGCGGCGCATGCGCGTCGCCCTCACCTACGCGACGCGCAACGCCGCGCTCCCCTCCTTCGCCGGGTTCGGCGTCGCGCTCGGGTTCGTCGTGGCCGGTTCGGTGGTCATGGAGCAGGTCTTCAGCTACCCGGGTCTGGGCAAGCTGCTGTTCAACGCCGTCCAGGCGAGCGACTTCGCGCTCATGCAGGGCACGTTCCTCGTGATCACGCTCGCCGTGCTCGCCGCGAACTTCCTCATGGACATCATCTACGGCTTCATCGACCCGAGGGCGCGCGCCAATGTCTGA